The DNA sequence GACCAGATATTGCGCCACTTCGCGCCGCCCGAAATTATAGATGGCGGTGTTCCAGTCGGGGTGGAATCCCTTGCGCGGATCGGCATGTTCATACAGCGCGGTGCCGTCGAAATGGGCCAGGCCATGTTCGTCGGTCGGGAAATGCGCCGGCACCCAGTCGAGAATGATGCCGATCCCCGCCCGATGCGCCCCGTCGACGAAGCGGGCAAATCCCGCCGGATCGCCGAACCGCGCGGTGGGCGCATACAGGCCCAGCGTCTGATAGCCCCAGCTTGGATCATAGGGATATTCGCTGATCGGCAGGAATTCGATATGGGTGAAGCCCATGCCGACGACATAGGGGATCAGCCGGTTGGCCAGTTCATCCCAGGTCAGGAAATCGCCCTGATCGTCGCGCTGCCAGGAACCGGCATGGACTTCGTAGATCGACACCGGCTGGCGACGCGCGTCGCTGGTCCGCCAATATTCGCGATGCCGGTCATCGCCCCATTTGTGATCGAGCGGTGCGGCGACGATCGACGCGGTCGAGGGGCGCAATTCAGACTGGAAGGCGAACGGGTCAGCCTTGAGCGGCAGGACGACGCCGTCCGGCCCGACAATCTCATATTTATAGGCGCTGCCCGGCCCGACTTCGGGCAGGAAAATCTCCCACAGGCCGGCGTCTGCACGATGGCGCATCAGCCCGCGCCGCCCGTCCCACTGATTGAAATCGCCCACCACCGATACGCGCCGGGCGTTGGGCGCCCAGACCGCGAAATGGGTACCGGTCACGCCTTCATGATCGATGATATGCGCGCCCAACTTGTCGAACAGCCGGCCATGCGATCCTTCGGACAGATAATGATCGTCCATCGGCCCCAGCACCGGGCCAAAGCCATAGGGATCGACCAGGCCATAGCTGCCACCATCGGCATAGCTGGCGACATAGCGGAGCGGCTGGCGCTTGCGGATCGTCACCTTGCCAAAGAACAGCCCGTCGGGATGAACCCGCGTCAGTGCGCCGACCGGCTTGCCAGCCAGAGTCTGCGCCTCCACGCCGGTCGCGTCGGGCAGCAGGACGCAGGCCGTAAAGCCCTTTTCCAGTGGATGCACGCCGAGCGTGGCAAAGGGGTCGTCATCCTGCCCCTGCACCAATCGATCGATCTGCTCCGGCGTCAGCACCTAGTTCCCGCCTCCCGTCATGCCATGATCTTCCAGATGTCGGTCGCATATTCGCGGATGGTGCGGTCGGACGAGAACCAGCCCATGCGCGCGACATTGTGGATCGCTTTCTTCGCCCAGATGCTCTGGTCCAGCCACAGCGCGTCTACCCGGCGCTGCGCGGCGGAATAGCTGTCGAAATCGGCCGCGACCATGAACCAGTCATGATCGTAAATGCCCTGCACCAGCCCCTTGTAGCGATCCGGGTCGTCGGGCGAGAATACGCCGCCGGCAATCGCCTCCAGCGCCTGCCCCAGTTCGCGGCTGCGGCCGATCACCGCGCGCGGATCATAGCCGGCGGCGCGCTGCTCATTCACTTCCTGCGCGGTCAGGCCGAAAATGACGATATTCTCTTCGCCGACATGATCGCGCATCTCGACATTGGCGCCATCCAGCGTGCCGATGGTCAGCGCGCCATTGACCGCGAACTTCATATTGCCGGTACCTGACGCCTCCATGCCGGCGGTCGAAATCTGTTCGCTGAGGTCAGCGGCGGGGATCATCATCTCCGCCATGGAGACATTGTAATTGGGCACGAACTGGAGCTTGAGCAGTCCCTGCACCGCCGGATCATGATTGACCGCGCGGGCAACATCGCCGGCCAGTTTGATGATCAGCTTGGCGTTATGATAGCTGGGCGCGGCCTTGCCACCGAACAGCTTGACGCGCGGCACCCAGTCCTTTTCCGGGTGCGACCGGATCTGGTCGTAGAGCGACACCGCTTCGATGATGTTGAGCAGTTGCCTTTTATATTCGTGGATGCGCTTGATCTGGATGTCGAACAAAGCCGCCGGGTCGATCCGCGCATTGACGCGGCTGCGCAGCAGGTCGGACAGCGCGCCCTTGTTCGCGCGT is a window from the Sphingobium sp. CAP-1 genome containing:
- the glgB gene encoding 1,4-alpha-glucan branching protein GlgB: MLTPEQIDRLVQGQDDDPFATLGVHPLEKGFTACVLLPDATGVEAQTLAGKPVGALTRVHPDGLFFGKVTIRKRQPLRYVASYADGGSYGLVDPYGFGPVLGPMDDHYLSEGSHGRLFDKLGAHIIDHEGVTGTHFAVWAPNARRVSVVGDFNQWDGRRGLMRHRADAGLWEIFLPEVGPGSAYKYEIVGPDGVVLPLKADPFAFQSELRPSTASIVAAPLDHKWGDDRHREYWRTSDARRQPVSIYEVHAGSWQRDDQGDFLTWDELANRLIPYVVGMGFTHIEFLPISEYPYDPSWGYQTLGLYAPTARFGDPAGFARFVDGAHRAGIGIILDWVPAHFPTDEHGLAHFDGTALYEHADPRKGFHPDWNTAIYNFGRREVAQYLVNNALFWAERYHVDGLRVDAVASMLYLDYSRAAGEWIPNDHGGRENVEAVAFLQQMNKAVYGTHPGVMTIAEESTSWPGVSQPVHSGGLGFGFKWNMGFMHDTLRYLARDPVHRAHHHDDITFGLMYAFSENFVLALSHDEVVHGKASLLHKMAGDDWQKFATLRAYYGLMWGYPGKKLLFMGQEFAQRDEWSEERALDWHLVDHAPHHGVQQLVGDLNHLYRTRPALHARDCEAEGFEWVLVDGAADSIFAWQRRAPGARPIIVISHFTPMLRHGYRMRLPSGGRWREILNSDASVYGGSGAGNLGMVQADEEGWANITIPPFATLMLELDY